A section of the Telopea speciosissima isolate NSW1024214 ecotype Mountain lineage chromosome 3, Tspe_v1, whole genome shotgun sequence genome encodes:
- the LOC122654249 gene encoding sulfite exporter TauE/SafE family protein 3-like isoform X2, whose translation MAESGARWVLRSLAMIGISFFLASVFVSADRGIRYRGTEEVLSDYLTKVENFLWQSDKLGYQHVWPDMKFGWQIVVGSIIGFFGAAFGSVGGVGGGGIFVPMLTLIIGFDAKSSTAISKCMIMGGAASTVYYNLKLKHPTLDMPIIDYDLALLFQPMLMLGISIGVAFNVIFADWMVTVLLIVIFLGTSTRAFFKGIETWKKETIMKEAAKRLESNGAGNEEVEYKPLPGGPSNSTQKETKGSGEPEAPILENIYWKELGLLFFVWIAFLALQITKNYTTTCSIVYWVLNLLQIPVAVGVSLYEAVNLYNGRRVIASRGDAVTNWKVHQLILYCSCGVLAGIVGGLLGLGGGFILGPLFLELGVPPQVSSATASFAMIFSSSMSVVEYYILKRFPVPYALYFVAVATISAFVGQYAVRKIIFILGRASLIIFILAFMIFVSAISLGGVGIANMIEKIENKDYMGFENLCEY comes from the exons ATGGCTGAAAGTGGAGCAAGATGGGTACTGAGGTCGCTGGCAATGATTGGGATAAGCTTCTTTCTGGCTTCTGTGTTTGTTTCTGCAGACCGGGGCATTAGGTACAGAGGAACTGAAGAGGTTCTATCGGATTATCTTacgaaagttgaaaatttcttgTGGCAGTCGGATAAATTGGGTTACCAACATGTCTGGCCT GATATGAAATTTGGATGGCAAATCGTTGTGGGTTCGATAATCGGATTCTTTGGAGCAGCGTTTGGGAGTGTAGGAGGTGTTGGTGGGGGCGGGATCTTCGTTCCCATGCTTACCCTAATTATTGGGTTTGACGCGAAATCGTCCACAGCAATATCAAAAT GTATGATCATGGGTGGGGCTGCTTCAACTGTGTACTACAATCTTAAGCTAAAGCATCCAACTCTTGACATGCCCATCATTGACTATGATTTGGCACTGCTCTTCCAACCAATGCTCATGCTGGGGATCAGTATTGGAGTTGCTTTCAATGTGATCTTTGCTGACTGGATGGTCACCGTTCTGCTAATTGTTATCTTTCTAG GCACATCTACTAGGGCATTCTTCAAGGGTATTGAAACATGGAAAAAGGAAACTATAATGAAG GAGGCTGCTAAGCGCTTGGAGTCAAATGGTG CTGGCAATGAAGAAGTTGAATACAAGCCTCTACCTGGTGGCCCTAGCAATTCCACTCAAAAGGAGACCAAAGGATCTGGAGAACCAGAG GCTCCTATTCTTGAGAATATCTACTGGAAAGAACTtggccttcttttttttgtctgGATTGCATTTCTTGCTCTTCAAATCACCAAG AACTATACAACAACCTGTTCAATAGTGTATTGGGTTTTGAACTTATTACAG ATCCCGGTTGCTGTGGGAGTGTCCTTGTATGAGGCAGTCAACCTTTACAATGGACGGAGAGTAATCGCCTCCAGGGGAGATGCAGTGACAAACTGGAAAGTGCATCAACTGATTCTTTATTGTTCATGCGGTGTACTGGCTGGCATAGTCGGTGGACTGCTCGGTCTAGGTGGAGGCTTTATTTTGGGTCCTCTTTTCTTGGAGTTAGGCGTACCTCCTCAG GTTTCAAGTGCTACGGCCTCCTTTGCCATGATTTTCTCCTCATCCATGTCAGTTGTAGAATATTACATTCTTAAGCGTTTCCCAGTTCCTTATG CTCTCTACTTTGTTGCCGTGGCAACAATTTCTGCCTTTGTTGGGCAATATGCTGTTAGAAAGATAATCTTTATCCTGGGAAGGGCGTCACTCATCATTTTCATTCTGGCTTTTATGATCTTCGTGAGCGCAATCTCACTAG GTGGAGTTGGGATAGCAAATATGATTGAGAAGATTGAGAATAAGGATTACATGGGTTTTGAGAACCTCTGCGAATATTAA
- the LOC122654249 gene encoding sulfite exporter TauE/SafE family protein 3-like isoform X1 has protein sequence MAESGARWVLRSLAMIGISFFLASVFVSADRGIRYRGTEEVLSDYLTKVENFLWQSDKLGYQHVWPDMKFGWQIVVGSIIGFFGAAFGSVGGVGGGGIFVPMLTLIIGFDAKSSTAISKCMIMGGAASTVYYNLKLKHPTLDMPIIDYDLALLFQPMLMLGISIGVAFNVIFADWMVTVLLIVIFLGTSTRAFFKGIETWKKETIMKEAAKRLESNETGNEEVEYKPLPGGPSNSTQKETKGSGEPEAPILENIYWKELGLLFFVWIAFLALQITKNYTTTCSIVYWVLNLLQIPVAVGVSLYEAVNLYNGRRVIASRGDAVTNWKVHQLILYCSCGVLAGIVGGLLGLGGGFILGPLFLELGVPPQVSSATASFAMIFSSSMSVVEYYILKRFPVPYALYFVAVATISAFVGQYAVRKIIFILGRASLIIFILAFMIFVSAISLGGVGIANMIEKIENKDYMGFENLCEY, from the exons ATGGCTGAAAGTGGAGCAAGATGGGTACTGAGGTCGCTGGCAATGATTGGGATAAGCTTCTTTCTGGCTTCTGTGTTTGTTTCTGCAGACCGGGGCATTAGGTACAGAGGAACTGAAGAGGTTCTATCGGATTATCTTacgaaagttgaaaatttcttgTGGCAGTCGGATAAATTGGGTTACCAACATGTCTGGCCT GATATGAAATTTGGATGGCAAATCGTTGTGGGTTCGATAATCGGATTCTTTGGAGCAGCGTTTGGGAGTGTAGGAGGTGTTGGTGGGGGCGGGATCTTCGTTCCCATGCTTACCCTAATTATTGGGTTTGACGCGAAATCGTCCACAGCAATATCAAAAT GTATGATCATGGGTGGGGCTGCTTCAACTGTGTACTACAATCTTAAGCTAAAGCATCCAACTCTTGACATGCCCATCATTGACTATGATTTGGCACTGCTCTTCCAACCAATGCTCATGCTGGGGATCAGTATTGGAGTTGCTTTCAATGTGATCTTTGCTGACTGGATGGTCACCGTTCTGCTAATTGTTATCTTTCTAG GCACATCTACTAGGGCATTCTTCAAGGGTATTGAAACATGGAAAAAGGAAACTATAATGAAG GAGGCTGCTAAGCGCTTGGAGTCAAATG AAACTGGCAATGAAGAAGTTGAATACAAGCCTCTACCTGGTGGCCCTAGCAATTCCACTCAAAAGGAGACCAAAGGATCTGGAGAACCAGAG GCTCCTATTCTTGAGAATATCTACTGGAAAGAACTtggccttcttttttttgtctgGATTGCATTTCTTGCTCTTCAAATCACCAAG AACTATACAACAACCTGTTCAATAGTGTATTGGGTTTTGAACTTATTACAG ATCCCGGTTGCTGTGGGAGTGTCCTTGTATGAGGCAGTCAACCTTTACAATGGACGGAGAGTAATCGCCTCCAGGGGAGATGCAGTGACAAACTGGAAAGTGCATCAACTGATTCTTTATTGTTCATGCGGTGTACTGGCTGGCATAGTCGGTGGACTGCTCGGTCTAGGTGGAGGCTTTATTTTGGGTCCTCTTTTCTTGGAGTTAGGCGTACCTCCTCAG GTTTCAAGTGCTACGGCCTCCTTTGCCATGATTTTCTCCTCATCCATGTCAGTTGTAGAATATTACATTCTTAAGCGTTTCCCAGTTCCTTATG CTCTCTACTTTGTTGCCGTGGCAACAATTTCTGCCTTTGTTGGGCAATATGCTGTTAGAAAGATAATCTTTATCCTGGGAAGGGCGTCACTCATCATTTTCATTCTGGCTTTTATGATCTTCGTGAGCGCAATCTCACTAG GTGGAGTTGGGATAGCAAATATGATTGAGAAGATTGAGAATAAGGATTACATGGGTTTTGAGAACCTCTGCGAATATTAA
- the LOC122654249 gene encoding sulfite exporter TauE/SafE family protein 3-like isoform X3, producing the protein MIGISFFLASVFVSADRGIRYRGTEEVLSDYLTKVENFLWQSDKLGYQHVWPDMKFGWQIVVGSIIGFFGAAFGSVGGVGGGGIFVPMLTLIIGFDAKSSTAISKCMIMGGAASTVYYNLKLKHPTLDMPIIDYDLALLFQPMLMLGISIGVAFNVIFADWMVTVLLIVIFLGTSTRAFFKGIETWKKETIMKEAAKRLESNETGNEEVEYKPLPGGPSNSTQKETKGSGEPEAPILENIYWKELGLLFFVWIAFLALQITKNYTTTCSIVYWVLNLLQIPVAVGVSLYEAVNLYNGRRVIASRGDAVTNWKVHQLILYCSCGVLAGIVGGLLGLGGGFILGPLFLELGVPPQVSSATASFAMIFSSSMSVVEYYILKRFPVPYALYFVAVATISAFVGQYAVRKIIFILGRASLIIFILAFMIFVSAISLGGVGIANMIEKIENKDYMGFENLCEY; encoded by the exons ATGATTGGGATAAGCTTCTTTCTGGCTTCTGTGTTTGTTTCTGCAGACCGGGGCATTAGGTACAGAGGAACTGAAGAGGTTCTATCGGATTATCTTacgaaagttgaaaatttcttgTGGCAGTCGGATAAATTGGGTTACCAACATGTCTGGCCT GATATGAAATTTGGATGGCAAATCGTTGTGGGTTCGATAATCGGATTCTTTGGAGCAGCGTTTGGGAGTGTAGGAGGTGTTGGTGGGGGCGGGATCTTCGTTCCCATGCTTACCCTAATTATTGGGTTTGACGCGAAATCGTCCACAGCAATATCAAAAT GTATGATCATGGGTGGGGCTGCTTCAACTGTGTACTACAATCTTAAGCTAAAGCATCCAACTCTTGACATGCCCATCATTGACTATGATTTGGCACTGCTCTTCCAACCAATGCTCATGCTGGGGATCAGTATTGGAGTTGCTTTCAATGTGATCTTTGCTGACTGGATGGTCACCGTTCTGCTAATTGTTATCTTTCTAG GCACATCTACTAGGGCATTCTTCAAGGGTATTGAAACATGGAAAAAGGAAACTATAATGAAG GAGGCTGCTAAGCGCTTGGAGTCAAATG AAACTGGCAATGAAGAAGTTGAATACAAGCCTCTACCTGGTGGCCCTAGCAATTCCACTCAAAAGGAGACCAAAGGATCTGGAGAACCAGAG GCTCCTATTCTTGAGAATATCTACTGGAAAGAACTtggccttcttttttttgtctgGATTGCATTTCTTGCTCTTCAAATCACCAAG AACTATACAACAACCTGTTCAATAGTGTATTGGGTTTTGAACTTATTACAG ATCCCGGTTGCTGTGGGAGTGTCCTTGTATGAGGCAGTCAACCTTTACAATGGACGGAGAGTAATCGCCTCCAGGGGAGATGCAGTGACAAACTGGAAAGTGCATCAACTGATTCTTTATTGTTCATGCGGTGTACTGGCTGGCATAGTCGGTGGACTGCTCGGTCTAGGTGGAGGCTTTATTTTGGGTCCTCTTTTCTTGGAGTTAGGCGTACCTCCTCAG GTTTCAAGTGCTACGGCCTCCTTTGCCATGATTTTCTCCTCATCCATGTCAGTTGTAGAATATTACATTCTTAAGCGTTTCCCAGTTCCTTATG CTCTCTACTTTGTTGCCGTGGCAACAATTTCTGCCTTTGTTGGGCAATATGCTGTTAGAAAGATAATCTTTATCCTGGGAAGGGCGTCACTCATCATTTTCATTCTGGCTTTTATGATCTTCGTGAGCGCAATCTCACTAG GTGGAGTTGGGATAGCAAATATGATTGAGAAGATTGAGAATAAGGATTACATGGGTTTTGAGAACCTCTGCGAATATTAA
- the LOC122654249 gene encoding sulfite exporter TauE/SafE family protein 3-like isoform X4: MYRGTEEVLSDYLTKVENFLWQSDKLGYQHVWPDMKFGWQIVVGSIIGFFGAAFGSVGGVGGGGIFVPMLTLIIGFDAKSSTAISKCMIMGGAASTVYYNLKLKHPTLDMPIIDYDLALLFQPMLMLGISIGVAFNVIFADWMVTVLLIVIFLGTSTRAFFKGIETWKKETIMKEAAKRLESNETGNEEVEYKPLPGGPSNSTQKETKGSGEPEAPILENIYWKELGLLFFVWIAFLALQITKNYTTTCSIVYWVLNLLQIPVAVGVSLYEAVNLYNGRRVIASRGDAVTNWKVHQLILYCSCGVLAGIVGGLLGLGGGFILGPLFLELGVPPQVSSATASFAMIFSSSMSVVEYYILKRFPVPYALYFVAVATISAFVGQYAVRKIIFILGRASLIIFILAFMIFVSAISLGGVGIANMIEKIENKDYMGFENLCEY, from the exons GTACAGAGGAACTGAAGAGGTTCTATCGGATTATCTTacgaaagttgaaaatttcttgTGGCAGTCGGATAAATTGGGTTACCAACATGTCTGGCCT GATATGAAATTTGGATGGCAAATCGTTGTGGGTTCGATAATCGGATTCTTTGGAGCAGCGTTTGGGAGTGTAGGAGGTGTTGGTGGGGGCGGGATCTTCGTTCCCATGCTTACCCTAATTATTGGGTTTGACGCGAAATCGTCCACAGCAATATCAAAAT GTATGATCATGGGTGGGGCTGCTTCAACTGTGTACTACAATCTTAAGCTAAAGCATCCAACTCTTGACATGCCCATCATTGACTATGATTTGGCACTGCTCTTCCAACCAATGCTCATGCTGGGGATCAGTATTGGAGTTGCTTTCAATGTGATCTTTGCTGACTGGATGGTCACCGTTCTGCTAATTGTTATCTTTCTAG GCACATCTACTAGGGCATTCTTCAAGGGTATTGAAACATGGAAAAAGGAAACTATAATGAAG GAGGCTGCTAAGCGCTTGGAGTCAAATG AAACTGGCAATGAAGAAGTTGAATACAAGCCTCTACCTGGTGGCCCTAGCAATTCCACTCAAAAGGAGACCAAAGGATCTGGAGAACCAGAG GCTCCTATTCTTGAGAATATCTACTGGAAAGAACTtggccttcttttttttgtctgGATTGCATTTCTTGCTCTTCAAATCACCAAG AACTATACAACAACCTGTTCAATAGTGTATTGGGTTTTGAACTTATTACAG ATCCCGGTTGCTGTGGGAGTGTCCTTGTATGAGGCAGTCAACCTTTACAATGGACGGAGAGTAATCGCCTCCAGGGGAGATGCAGTGACAAACTGGAAAGTGCATCAACTGATTCTTTATTGTTCATGCGGTGTACTGGCTGGCATAGTCGGTGGACTGCTCGGTCTAGGTGGAGGCTTTATTTTGGGTCCTCTTTTCTTGGAGTTAGGCGTACCTCCTCAG GTTTCAAGTGCTACGGCCTCCTTTGCCATGATTTTCTCCTCATCCATGTCAGTTGTAGAATATTACATTCTTAAGCGTTTCCCAGTTCCTTATG CTCTCTACTTTGTTGCCGTGGCAACAATTTCTGCCTTTGTTGGGCAATATGCTGTTAGAAAGATAATCTTTATCCTGGGAAGGGCGTCACTCATCATTTTCATTCTGGCTTTTATGATCTTCGTGAGCGCAATCTCACTAG GTGGAGTTGGGATAGCAAATATGATTGAGAAGATTGAGAATAAGGATTACATGGGTTTTGAGAACCTCTGCGAATATTAA